Genomic segment of Paenibacillaceae bacterium GAS479:
GGTTTAATATTAATCTTCAATGGGTGCAATAAAAATGACAATGTTAATGCAACATCATATATTAAGGTGATAGACAAAAAAAATGATGGTAATGAATACTGGATTACTGTGGTTAATTCGTATGAATCTAACCCGCAATCAATCGAATTAAAAACATCTCGAAACACTTGGAATTTAATAAAAGTTAATGAAATATATTTTGCATTATACAAATATTCAAAGAAACCCAACAGATTAGGCTCACTAATATCTATAAATTATCCTCATGAAAATGATAATTAGTTATGTTTATTAGCTATTACTTAGGTAGCTCGTTGAGATGGTTTTTAACTTAATGGCCATCGAGGAGCAGCAGGCCGCTCGAATCGATCACTTAGAGCAACGTGTCCACGAACTGGAGCGGCAGTTGGGCCAAAACAGCAGTAAGCCTCCTTCTAGCGACGGTCTGCGCAAACCGAAGAATTTACGCCAAGCCGGTGTGAAAAAGGGAACGCCGACAGGACACCGTGGTCATACCCTCCGCTTCAGCGCGAATCCCGATAAAATTGTCGTATCTCTTGAAGCCTGCTCCCGCATTCGAACCGCGCTGTTCAACAAACCGCTGGTTCATGCCGACGAGACGGGTGTTCGCGTCATAGGAAAACTGTGCTGGCTGCAAGTCGTGTCCGATCCGGGATGGACGAGGCTGAAGCCCAGCAATGAAAACGAGCTGGACCAACTGCCCTTTTATCTCGGCATCGTCGTTCATGATGCCTGGCAGTTGGCGAAGGATTTCCGCCAGCGTAAGGAGGTCATTTCGCCGGATGTTATCGAGGCCATCGGGGCGCACTACGATGCGATTCTCGAAGACGGTCAGGCGAAATGGGCGCAAGCTCCAGCCGAGAAGTCTGGTGCCCGGGGCCGAAGAGCAAAGCCGCTAACTTGGGCGAACGGTTGGCGAAGCATAGACCGGCGATTCTCCGGTTTCTTTGGGATGCCCAGGTTCCGTTTGACAACAATCAGGCGGAAAGAGACTTGCGCATGGTAAAGGTCAAGCAGAAGGTTTCTGGAAGTGTTAAAACGACGGAAGATGCCAAGCAATTCGCTCGAATACGAAGTGTGATTTCGACGAGTTGGAGTTGCTCCCTTCTCTTGTCTCGGCGCTACCGGGGCAGCTTAGACTTCGTTAGTACTAAGTAGTAACGATAATTAATAAAATGAAAATAGGAATAGCGGGCCACGGAGCTTCATCCACCTACATAAAATATCCATGTACTTTTCAGAGATGGTATTAGCTTTGCTTCGCTGGGTACAACATTCGGGTTAGCACCCACAAAAAGCAGTAAAAGCTAAGAGATATCAGGCATATAAATCCCCTTTATTTAGTATTTTTTCATATCTCTTCCTGGTTCTACTCTACTCTAGCATTTATTTTCCACTAATCCAACAGATTCGACAAAAGAAGTGATAATTCGATTTTTAATTTAAAAATATCGAAAACGATGTATAGCAGGCAGTAGGCAATGAGCGCCATCCAGACCTGGTTTTGCACGGCTCGTTCGCTGGTGCCTTAAAACCGTTTGATTCGTAGATGCTGCTTCATCCACTTGAAGAACGTTTCGATCGACCAGCGGCTCCGGTACATATCCGAAATCTCGTCGCACGTCAGATCGAAGCGGTTGGTCACTAGGATGAGCAGATTTCCTTCCGAATCCGCCGTTTAAATCATACGGTACTGCCGCCTAGCCCACTTGAACGCCGATCCGATCCGTACCGCGTTCATCCATCGTCACGCTGCTTTCATTCGGGATGAGGAAGGATTCTAGTGGTTCAATGACAGCGTTGTTTTTCAGCCGGGTGACAAAGTGGATGCCACGCTCCGTGGAATCATCAAACGCCTTGTCATCCACATAGCCGCGATCGAATAGATACGTGGCGCCTTCCTCGTCGATAAGGGCTTCCATCTGTGTACCCGGCTTTCCGCATGAATAAAATGGAAAACTTGAATTAATGACAGAGGATTTCTCCCCGTTTTCCTCGAACGTATACCGAAATAGACAGAAGAACGGGGAATTTCGTATGCAATTTGAAGATATGGTATCCATCTCAGCAGGACCGAGCCAACTCATTTCGGCGCTTTGCGATGAAATCGGATTGGAAGACATCATCAACGGGGCGGTATCGTGGGAGCCTTCATACTGGAAGGTATCTCCAGGTACTCACATCAAAGCGCTTGTGATTAACATCCTCTGTTCGCGCATGCCCTTATATCGGATCGCGGAATTCTATGAGACGCAAGACACGGAGCAACTCTTCGGAAAGGGATACGTCGCAGCTTCCTTCAACGACGATGCTCTAGGCCGTACACTTGATCGTCTCTTTGAGGCCCAAAGCTGGAAGGTGTACTCCGAGCTTTCGCTTACCGTTTTACGCACCTTAGAATTGCCGCTGGATCTGCTTCATGCGGATACGACTTCCTTTTCCCTGCAAGGGGACTACGCGGATCAGAATGATCTGCGGATTACGTATGGCTACAACAAGGACAATCGTCATCGGTCTGGGCGTCACGCCGCAACGTCTGTCGGTGATGGCCAAGGTGGAGAACGGCAATCTGGACGACAAAACCTGGAACCATACGTTCATTAAGCGAGCCCGGACGATGCTGACGCAGGAAGAGTGGGACGGACTAACCTACGTGGCCGACAGTGCGCTGGCAACGCAAGAGAATCTGCTGCTTATGAGACAAGAAGGACTCGCCTTCATCACGAGACTGCCCGATTCGTTTAGCCTGAGTGCGGAGTTGAAGGAAGAAGCCATGTGGCAAGAAGAGTGGCACCAGGTAGAGCCGAATTCCCCAGAGGGCCACCGTTCCGTTTACCTTGTACAATCCTTTGACCACGAGCTGTATGGGCAGGCGCTGCGTTTTGTCGTGGTCCATTCCAGCCAACTCGAAGCCAAGCAGCGCGAGACGCTCCAGCGTCAGATGAGCAAAGAAAGAGAAAAAATCGATCAGGCGCTGCGGAGCTTAGCTGCGGAACGCTTTGCTTGTGAGCATGATGCTCAGCAGCGCATAGCGGCATTTGGCAACCAGCAAAAATGGAAATGGTATGCCATCGATTTAAAGGCCGAATCGGAAACCTATCCCTTGCCGCGTATTAAACGCGGGCGTCCGAAAGCAGATGAGCGGCCAGCCATGGCTGTACAATGGCGTCTGCATGAGCAAAGCTTCGTTATGAGGAAGAAGCTTTGCTCATGCAGGCGCAAAAGCAAGGGTTATTTGTGCTGGTCACGAACCATCCGAAAAGCGAAGGGTGGAACAGCACGCGGGTGCTGCAAACCTACAAAGGAAAGGCTGCAGCGGAGATGCGCTTTCGCCTGCTCAAAGATCCGGTCATGCTGAATGCCATCTATCTCAAGCAACAACCCAAGCGTGTGGAGGCACTCGGTGTTGTCTTTGTTATGGCCTTGCTGATCTACGGTTTGTTAGAGTGGCGCGTACGAGAAAATCTCAAGCAAGAGAAGGAGCCGCTCATCCTCCCCGACAAACGCAAAAGCTTTGAGCCCACAGGTGAGATGCTACTTGCTTTATTGAAGTCTATTCAAGTCATTCATGTCACGATGGGCGGAACTCGCATACGCGGTCTTTCTGCACATGTCGATGACCAGGTGAAACGGATTATCCGTTTAGCAGGCCATAATATCTCGATTTATACCGACTCCGCGGTTATCTCAAGCGACGTTTAACGATTCGGTTCCATACCTACCTGTTTCTGTTTAGAATTGAAATTCATTTTTGTGAAATTATTTCATGCGGAATGCCGGGTGTACGGTCGTTTTTCTGTCATTCTGAATACGGGTAGACAAAAGCATCTTTGGGTACGATGTCGAGTACACCTTCATTAAAATCATCCGCTGTATGAACGGCTTGGTTATTGCCATTCTTAAGAAGTTGGCGCTGATGATCCCAGGATTGGAATTCTTCCTGCACCAGCCAGACCATGATTAGCACCAGTACGGTTGAAGTGTAATAAATGAGTTTATCCATGGCTTCCTACCCTCTCATCGACCATCAAGGAATGTACTCGCTGATCGTGTAGGCTTTACCAAAATACATTTCGGGAAGGTCGGCTGAACCAAATTGATAAGCGAACATGGGCAAACGAGGAGCTCGTATCTCATGGTATCTGCTGTAACAGCAGTGTGCCGCCAGTAGCGCCGGCGACCGTAAGCGGGAACAGCCAAAGCACGACACGCAGCTCAACTTTGTCGGAGCGCATGAACGCCATATTAGACTACCCTCGATTGCTCTAAAATCTTCGTTCTATCGAAATGCTAGGCGCTTATTAATCGGAAGTCTATTCCACATCGAAAAAACAGGCTCTGCCGCAATCGGCAAAACCTGTTTCAGACCCATAAAACCTAATGTTGCGCTCAGAATAGATGGCATCTTTTAACCAACATCCACCTGAACAATCAGCCTTCAGCCCCAGCAGTTGCATTGCCTGTGTTCACTTTGCCCGCCGCGGTTGGTGTACCCGCTCCCGGCGTGCGACGACGTCCGCCCTCACGGCTTTCCAAACGTCGCGACAATAGCGAAAGGCTATAGTTGACGGTGAAGTAAAGTACCGCAGCAAGCAGTAGCACCGGGAATACCTGGCTTACATTTTGTCCCATGACAATGTTGGAGCTATGCATTAACTCCGGTAACGAGATGACAACAGCAAGTGAGGTATCTTTGAGCAGCGAAATGAACTGACTCACAAGCGGAGGTACCATGCGGCGCAGGCCGATCGGCAGCACCACATGTCGCAGCGTCTGAACCGCCGTTAATCCGGAAGAACGCGCTGCCTCGACCAGACCTTTATTGACCGACTGCAAACCGCTGCGCACAATCTCGCCAATCATCGCTCCCTCGAATATCGTCAGAGCGACGACCGCCGCCCAGAAGGTGGAAAACTTGATCCCAACCTCTGGCAAAGCGAATTTAACGAAAAATATGAGCAACAGAAGCGGCAGATTCCGGATCATTTCGGTCACGATCATGGCTATCGGTGACAGCAATCGAATTCGGCTATAACGAATGACACCCAGAAGAGTGCCAAACAGAAAGCTCAGTACAATCGATACTCCGGCTATAACGAGTGTCAAACCAAAACCTTTAAGCATGAACATCAGATTATGGGGAGAGTAAGCGCCTGCAAAATCCATATCGTACTCTCTCCCTTCAGTTCGTCCGCGCCAGCCTGCGTTCAAGCACATTCGTACCATAGGCCAGCGGGATCGTCAGAATGAGATAAAAGCCAGCAGCGATCATATACGTCTCGATCGTCTGGAAGGAGTAACTGTTGACATTATCAGCAAAATACATCAAGTCGAATCCGGCCACAACGCCTAAAATAGAGGAGTTTTTGACCAGGTTCAGGAACTGATTGCTGATCGGCGGAATGACAATCCGCACGGCCTGCGGCAGTACGACAAAACGCATCGCTTGCACATAAGACAAACCGGATGAACGCGCCGCCTCCATCTGGCCCGTCGGTACCGACTGAATTCCCGCCCGAATCGCTTCGGCAATGAAGGCGGACGTGTACACCATCAGTCCCAGCGTACCGGAAGTGAAGCCATCCAGATCCACTCCCATAGATGGTAGGCCGAGATAAAATACGTACACAACGAGCAGCAACGGGATATTACGGAAAAACTCCACGTAAGCGGTTCCGAGAATCCTTAAAACCTTCCAAGGCGATATACGGAACACCGCCAACAGAATGCCGAGGATAAAGCTTCCCGCTAGCGCGAGTAAACTGGCATAAATCGTGTTTTTAAACCCTTCGGTGAAATCTCCCCAGTAATCGCCGACAAAGGAAAAGTCCATACTTATGCCTCCGGCGGTTTCTCGCCCATCCACTTCTCGTAGAGAGCAGCGTATTCACCGCTGTCCTTTAGCTCTTTAATGGTTTCATTAACCGCGGTGACTAAGTCCGTGTTGCCTTTTTTGGCGGCGATGCCGTATGGCTCATCAGAAAACATACCTCCGACAACAACATAATTCGGGTCCTGCTGACTCATACCAAAAAGGATCGCGTTATCCGTCGTAAGCACATCACCTTTCCCTGCCCTGAGAGCGGTAAACGCCTCCTGGTAATTCTCATATTGCTGCACGCGGAGTCCCGGAACTTTTTCCTCGATATTTTTGATGGAAGTAGCGCCTTTCTGCCCGATGACCTTTGTATCCTTGGTCACATCGTCGATGCTCGTAATGGGGCTGCCCTTTTTCACCAGCAGCGACTGTCCCGCTTGGAAATACACATCCGAGAAGTCGACCTCCTTCTTGCGCTCTTCGCTGATCGTCATCGTAGCGACAATGAGATCGATATCGCCATTGTTCAGCATCTGAATACGCGTTTTGCTCGTTACTTCCTTGAGCTCAAGCTTGCTTTCATCACCGAACAGTTTTTTGGCAATCGCTTTGGAAACGTCAACGTCGAAGCCTTCCACGTCGCCCGTTTTAGTGTTTTTAAGTCCGAACAGATTAGTGTCATACTTCACGCCGACAACAAGCTTGCCGCGCTCCTTGATCTTGCCTACAGCGCCGCTTTCTCCTGGAGCAGGCGACCCTGCCGTTCCACCAGAGTTGTTCTCCCCGCTATTTTTCTCGCCACATCCGGATAGAACAACAGTAAGCAGCAGCATCAGGGACACGCCCATGCCAAGCCATTTCTTTTTTCTCATCGCCTTTAACCCCTCTCGTTTTCATCGCTAAAAGTTAATGATTGATGACCCTACTGAGAAAATCCTGCGCACGCGGAGACTCTGGCCGAGCAAAAAAGTCTGCCGGAGCGGCCTGTTCCACGATGCGGCCTTCGTCCATAAACACAACGCGATCCGCCACTTCGCGGGCAAAACCCATCTCATGTGTCACAACAGCCATCGTCATGCCTTCCTGAGCAAGCAGCTTCATAACGGACAGCACCTCACCGATTACTTCTGGATCAAGCGCTGATGTCGGCTCATCGAACAGCATGATTTTGGGTTTCATCGCCAGTCCCCGAGCAATCGCGACGCGCTGCTGCTGGCCTCCAGATAGCTCCGAAGGATAACTCTGCGCTTTTTCAGGAATACCGACCTTCTCCAAATAAAGCATGGCCGTCTTCTGAGCTTCTTCTTTGCTGATCCCTCCGGCTTGCACCGGCGCCAGCGTAATATTGTCGATCACTTTCAAATGCGGATATAGATTGAAATGCTGGAATACCATGCCGATGCCCCGGCGCAAGGCGTTGATGTCCGTTGTTTTGTCATGGACCGCCTGGCCATCCACCGTCAAGTTGCCGTCTGAGATTTCCTCGAGACGGTTGATGCAACGCAGCAATGTGCTTTTACCCGAGCCGGATGGTCCGATAATGACGACAACTTCGCCTTCAGCGATATCCAGATCAATATTCTTAAGCACATGAAAGCTGCCGTAATGCTTGTTGACCTGTCGGAAAGAGATCATGCCTGGCCTCCAATCGCCTAAGGATAATTCCAATTTGACCCGTTCCCAAGTAGGAAACGTTATAGTCGTGTTAATTATAATAACTCAAATGTCCGCTATTTTGAACCAAATTTTCGATCTTTATTAATTTATGCGACTTTTCACCTATAAAAAATAAAAAAATCTACCCGACATGTCAGGTAGATTGACGCGTTATATGTCGAAAGATTGCTTCCATTCCTATTGTCCCGTTAGCTTAGTCCTGCTCCTGAAGTCTCAGAGCCTCATATAAATCTCCCACTGATCGCATCGCATACACAATTCGCACCGGTTGGCCGTCCTCCAGCACAACCAGCGCCGGCACGCTGGTCACTCTCCAACGCTCCCGCAGTTGCGGTGCGAAGTTTACGTTAAGCTTCGCCACCGGCATTGCTCCAGGCGCCGCAGCTGCAATTGCAAGCATTCTTTCTGCTACTTTGCAGGTTCCGCATAGCGGAGTTGAAAAGAACAAGGCTTCTTTACGGTGCAGCCTCCCTAGCGAAAGAAATGATTTTTCACTTATTTCCGTCAGACTCATCTCGGCCTATCCTTTCCTCGACATAAGTCCTGGGCTGAGCCATTCTGCCCATGCTCATGGACATGCCGCTCCCATGTATATTTAACTGTGTAGTGTAGTGGTGTTAACGTTATTCCTTGTCCTTGACCGCCCCATGGTCGCCCAGCTTCACACAGAACTTGGACTCGATAATCGATTCATCACCATAAAGCAGGATGAAATCGCCCTCTTCAAGCACGGTGTCCAACACATTTCTACGGATTTTTTCGCCATCCCGCTTGATTACCAGCGGTACAACTTCTTCGCCCTCGGGCAGCAGTTCGCGCAGCTTTTTGCCAATCAATGCGGAATCGCTTGCTATGTGCAGGCCTACAACATCCTCATTGCGCTCATCATCCGCCAGCTCTTCCATCGGCATCGGCCCTCCCTCGGTATGCGAAGGTAAGTGGCTTGTAATCCAACGCGAAACCTTTCGATTCACACTTGGAATACGTAAACTGATCAGCACAACTGCGAGCATCAAAGCAATCGATATCATCAGCGTCAAATGGGGATTCTCCGACAACAGACTGCTTATGACGGAGATCAACACAGCGAGGGAGAAAGCTCCGAACAGAATGAGCACCATACCGATACGACGGCGCACCGGGTGGCGTAAAATAAGCTCCGACTCCGAAGTAGTGAAGCCAGCTCCCGTGAGCATGGATACAGCCTGAAAACTGGACTGACTCGGTTCCAGGCCTGTCATGACAAGCAGCACGGTACTGATCCGTAACACGAGCAGGATGAGAACCAGGTAAACCAATATAAATATAAATCCCAAAATCGGGCGCCCCTCTCTTTTTCAAGAGGCATTCATGTGCCTCTCCTGCCTACCTTATACCCTTTT
This window contains:
- a CDS encoding amino acid ABC transporter ATP-binding protein, PAAT family, whose amino-acid sequence is MISFRQVNKHYGSFHVLKNIDLDIAEGEVVVIIGPSGSGKSTLLRCINRLEEISDGNLTVDGQAVHDKTTDINALRRGIGMVFQHFNLYPHLKVIDNITLAPVQAGGISKEEAQKTAMLYLEKVGIPEKAQSYPSELSGGQQQRVAIARGLAMKPKIMLFDEPTSALDPEVIGEVLSVMKLLAQEGMTMAVVTHEMGFAREVADRVVFMDEGRIVEQAAPADFFARPESPRAQDFLSRVINH
- a CDS encoding amino acid ABC transporter membrane protein 1, PAAT family, with translation MDFSFVGDYWGDFTEGFKNTIYASLLALAGSFILGILLAVFRISPWKVLRILGTAYVEFFRNIPLLLVVYVFYLGLPSMGVDLDGFTSGTLGLMVYTSAFIAEAIRAGIQSVPTGQMEAARSSGLSYVQAMRFVVLPQAVRIVIPPISNQFLNLVKNSSILGVVAGFDLMYFADNVNSYSFQTIETYMIAAGFYLILTIPLAYGTNVLERRLARTN
- a CDS encoding amino acid ABC transporter substrate-binding protein, PAAT family; protein product: MRKKKWLGMGVSLMLLLTVVLSGCGEKNSGENNSGGTAGSPAPGESGAVGKIKERGKLVVGVKYDTNLFGLKNTKTGDVEGFDVDVSKAIAKKLFGDESKLELKEVTSKTRIQMLNNGDIDLIVATMTISEERKKEVDFSDVYFQAGQSLLVKKGSPITSIDDVTKDTKVIGQKGATSIKNIEEKVPGLRVQQYENYQEAFTALRAGKGDVLTTDNAILFGMSQQDPNYVVVGGMFSDEPYGIAAKKGNTDLVTAVNETIKELKDSGEYAALYEKWMGEKPPEA
- a CDS encoding Thioredoxin — encoded protein: MSLTEISEKSFLSLGRLHRKEALFFSTPLCGTCKVAERMLAIAAAAPGAMPVAKLNVNFAPQLRERWRVTSVPALVVLEDGQPVRIVYAMRSVGDLYEALRLQEQD
- a CDS encoding amino acid ABC transporter membrane protein 2, PAAT family, with the translated sequence MDFAGAYSPHNLMFMLKGFGLTLVIAGVSIVLSFLFGTLLGVIRYSRIRLLSPIAMIVTEMIRNLPLLLLIFFVKFALPEVGIKFSTFWAAVVALTIFEGAMIGEIVRSGLQSVNKGLVEAARSSGLTAVQTLRHVVLPIGLRRMVPPLVSQFISLLKDTSLAVVISLPELMHSSNIVMGQNVSQVFPVLLLAAVLYFTVNYSLSLLSRRLESREGGRRRTPGAGTPTAAGKVNTGNATAGAEG
- a CDS encoding TrkA-C domain-containing protein, which codes for MGFIFILVYLVLILLVLRISTVLLVMTGLEPSQSSFQAVSMLTGAGFTTSESELILRHPVRRRIGMVLILFGAFSLAVLISVISSLLSENPHLTLMISIALMLAVVLISLRIPSVNRKVSRWITSHLPSHTEGGPMPMEELADDERNEDVVGLHIASDSALIGKKLRELLPEGEEVVPLVIKRDGEKIRRNVLDTVLEEGDFILLYGDESIIESKFCVKLGDHGAVKDKE